Proteins encoded within one genomic window of Clupea harengus chromosome 10, Ch_v2.0.2, whole genome shotgun sequence:
- the LOC105906566 gene encoding uncharacterized protein LOC105906566 isoform X3, which yields MDVSYLFTLSFLSRTFNETAFMSMFAGMFVVPVSNWILNAIVQKKYPFLLKSKLYWLFLLGWYALRRLIISVVVFYFFDQILESNEERAGLLSVTALLQLLALAGIFDHVYKPSLAETPKTILYMYGAFGVVAANAITLATELMLKLRKGQRTLTDLRVIVLPFECVFVLSWIALWTHAY from the exons ATGGACGTTTCATACTTGTTCACTCTGTCTTTCCTGTCTCGCACATTCAATGAGA CTGCATTCATGAGCATGTTTGCTGGGATGTTTGTAGTTCCTGTATCCAACTGGATTTTAAATGCCATTGTTCAAAAGAAATATCCTTTTCTGCTGAAATCAA AATTGTATTGGCTGTTTCTGTTGGGCTGGTATGCACTCAGGCGTCTCATCATAAGTGTTGTAGTTTTCTACTTCTTTGATCAAATTCTGGAAAGTAATGAAG AGCGGGCTGGAttgctgtctgtgactgcgCTGCTCCAACTCCTGGCTCTGGCTGGAATATTTGACCATGTGTATAAGCCCTCTTTAGCTG aaaCACCTAAGACTATTCTCTACATGTATGGAGCTTTTGGTGTAGTCGCAGCTAATGCTATTACCCTGGCAACAGAACTAATGCTGAAATTAC GAAAAGGACAACGGACTTTGACAGATCTCCGTGTCATAGTTCTGCCATTTGAATGTGTTTTCGTTTTAAGCTGGATAGCTCTATGGACCCATGCTTACT AA
- the LOC105906566 gene encoding uncharacterized protein LOC105906566 isoform X1, translating to MDVSYLFTLSFLSRTFNETAFMSMFAGMFVVPVSNWILNAIVQKKYPFLLKSKLYWLFLLGWYALRRLIISVVVFYFFDQILESNEERAGLLSVTALLQLLALAGIFDHVYKPSLAETPKTILYMYGAFGVVAANAITLATELMLKLRKGQRTLTDLRVIVLPFECVFVLSWIALWTHAYWTESQNRYVPFSDLSWLMLMLLSLNWEFICVENYKINEWLSLRHVSLPSFLLLL from the exons ATGGACGTTTCATACTTGTTCACTCTGTCTTTCCTGTCTCGCACATTCAATGAGA CTGCATTCATGAGCATGTTTGCTGGGATGTTTGTAGTTCCTGTATCCAACTGGATTTTAAATGCCATTGTTCAAAAGAAATATCCTTTTCTGCTGAAATCAA AATTGTATTGGCTGTTTCTGTTGGGCTGGTATGCACTCAGGCGTCTCATCATAAGTGTTGTAGTTTTCTACTTCTTTGATCAAATTCTGGAAAGTAATGAAG AGCGGGCTGGAttgctgtctgtgactgcgCTGCTCCAACTCCTGGCTCTGGCTGGAATATTTGACCATGTGTATAAGCCCTCTTTAGCTG aaaCACCTAAGACTATTCTCTACATGTATGGAGCTTTTGGTGTAGTCGCAGCTAATGCTATTACCCTGGCAACAGAACTAATGCTGAAATTAC GAAAAGGACAACGGACTTTGACAGATCTCCGTGTCATAGTTCTGCCATTTGAATGTGTTTTCGTTTTAAGCTGGATAGCTCTATGGACCCATGCTTACT GGACAGAAAGTCAGAACAGGTATGTACCTTTTTCTGATTTATCTTGGTTGATGCTAATGCTTCTGTCATTGAACTGGGAATTCATTTGTGTTGAAAATTACAAGATAAATGAATGGTTGTCTCTCAGGCATGTGTCATTACCCTCATTTTTATTACTGTTATGA
- the LOC105906566 gene encoding uncharacterized protein LOC105906566 isoform X2, with protein sequence MDVSYLFTLSFLSRTFNETAFMSMFAGMFVVPVSNWILNAIVQKKYPFLLKSKLYWLFLLGWYALRRLIISVVVFYFFDQILESNEERAGLLSVTALLQLLALAGIFDHVYKPSLAETPKTILYMYGAFGVVAANAITLATELMLKLRKGQRTLTDLRVIVLPFECVFVLSWIALWTHAYCEYNSKIHLS encoded by the exons ATGGACGTTTCATACTTGTTCACTCTGTCTTTCCTGTCTCGCACATTCAATGAGA CTGCATTCATGAGCATGTTTGCTGGGATGTTTGTAGTTCCTGTATCCAACTGGATTTTAAATGCCATTGTTCAAAAGAAATATCCTTTTCTGCTGAAATCAA AATTGTATTGGCTGTTTCTGTTGGGCTGGTATGCACTCAGGCGTCTCATCATAAGTGTTGTAGTTTTCTACTTCTTTGATCAAATTCTGGAAAGTAATGAAG AGCGGGCTGGAttgctgtctgtgactgcgCTGCTCCAACTCCTGGCTCTGGCTGGAATATTTGACCATGTGTATAAGCCCTCTTTAGCTG aaaCACCTAAGACTATTCTCTACATGTATGGAGCTTTTGGTGTAGTCGCAGCTAATGCTATTACCCTGGCAACAGAACTAATGCTGAAATTAC GAAAAGGACAACGGACTTTGACAGATCTCCGTGTCATAGTTCTGCCATTTGAATGTGTTTTCGTTTTAAGCTGGATAGCTCTATGGACCCATGCTTACTGTGAGTATAATTCAAAAATTCACCTGTCATAA